The following proteins are co-located in the Haloprofundus halophilus genome:
- a CDS encoding bacterio-opsin activator domain-containing protein → MEPSATVLDSSTVLLVGASEWTTRFAAVLGNRTDATVRRTETGAAALDAFRDEPADCIVTEYELDGTTGIELLRAIRDETAALPVLIATDAGSEAVASEAIGAGASDYVALEEPTERTLDELLERTERTVRSAQRTSTHRERARQFDAIFNDSRTATWVLDPAGSLTRANRTAREMVDEDVDSLVGEPFWTLPWWSRSSETETEVRQIVGKALEGTFGNAVVPQPSHIENPRVVDLSVRPVENERGELVSVVVEGVDITERVDLEQSLRQSEELHRVTLNNMTDTVLMTDEAGEYTYVCPNVHFIFGYTAAEIRELGTIDELLGEDLFDRDELAEEGVLKNIECTATDKAGREHTLLVNVREVSIQDGTLLFSCRDITKRKQREEALATLHQTAREFLYVETHREIAQHVVDNTPGVLDLDASAVYLFDADSNDLRPAAHSATMRALNGPLPTVHADGETLPSHSFVEDEVLFFDDVHEADRLENRATDLRSAAYIPLGDHGVFVAGSNQVGVFDDVTRELADLLAVTAEAALDRVTRESRLREQDRTLQEQNEQLTALNRINETIREIDQALVQAETRAEIDHTVCELLTGDDRLRFAWIGSVDPTTETVEPRAWAGTERGYLDSQSFAVAEADTEPAGRTAATGEVTLVANVAAGLRDEPWRKDALSRDYLSVLSIPLVYNDLVHGVLTVYGPTQDAFDDTSKAVLGELGETIASALSAIERKNALLTTSMTRVEFAVDDPSFVLSRLAREADCTLSYQGGVQQSSEGSYVFVTVEDASVAAVADAASQLVAIDDVQQISADTEGGVLRLRLTQPFLALELADHGAIFREATAGPSSTALVVDIPDSIDVRTITQLVRETFSTVELRSKQTLDQSIERDLYSKFLEKLTERQLEVIQTAYYSGFFESPRESTGEEVAETLGISPPAFSKHARTVQRKLFATLFEGSDLSAATSSGVK, encoded by the coding sequence ATGGAACCATCAGCGACTGTCCTCGACTCTTCGACCGTGCTGCTCGTCGGGGCGAGCGAGTGGACGACGCGATTCGCCGCGGTGTTGGGGAACCGGACCGATGCGACCGTCCGGAGGACAGAGACCGGAGCGGCAGCGCTCGACGCTTTCCGAGACGAGCCCGCCGACTGCATCGTCACCGAGTACGAACTCGACGGGACGACCGGCATCGAGTTACTCAGGGCGATTCGTGACGAGACCGCTGCGCTCCCCGTGTTGATCGCGACGGACGCCGGAAGCGAGGCCGTCGCCAGCGAAGCCATCGGGGCCGGAGCGAGCGATTACGTCGCCCTGGAGGAACCGACCGAACGGACGCTGGACGAACTGCTGGAGCGCACCGAGCGAACGGTTCGGTCCGCACAGCGGACGTCGACCCACCGAGAGCGCGCCAGGCAGTTCGACGCGATCTTCAACGACTCGCGGACCGCGACGTGGGTGCTCGATCCGGCGGGGTCGCTCACCCGAGCGAACCGGACGGCGCGCGAGATGGTCGACGAAGACGTCGACTCCCTCGTCGGCGAACCGTTCTGGACGCTCCCGTGGTGGTCGCGGTCCAGCGAAACGGAGACGGAGGTGCGACAGATCGTCGGAAAGGCGCTCGAAGGGACGTTCGGCAACGCCGTCGTCCCGCAGCCGTCGCACATCGAGAACCCGCGGGTCGTCGACCTCTCGGTGCGCCCGGTCGAGAACGAGCGCGGTGAGCTCGTCTCGGTTGTCGTCGAGGGCGTCGATATCACGGAGCGGGTCGACCTCGAACAGAGCCTCCGTCAGTCCGAGGAGCTCCACCGCGTCACGCTCAACAACATGACCGACACCGTGCTCATGACGGACGAAGCCGGCGAGTACACCTACGTCTGTCCCAACGTCCACTTCATCTTCGGGTACACGGCCGCGGAGATCCGCGAGCTGGGGACTATCGACGAACTCCTCGGCGAGGACCTCTTCGACCGCGACGAGCTCGCAGAGGAGGGCGTACTCAAGAACATCGAGTGCACGGCGACCGACAAAGCCGGACGTGAACACACGCTCCTCGTAAACGTCCGTGAGGTCTCGATTCAGGACGGAACTCTCCTCTTTAGCTGCCGGGATATCACGAAACGCAAGCAGCGCGAGGAGGCGCTGGCGACGCTTCACCAGACCGCTCGGGAGTTTCTGTACGTCGAAACCCACCGGGAGATCGCCCAGCACGTCGTCGACAACACGCCCGGCGTGCTCGACCTCGACGCGAGCGCCGTCTACCTGTTCGACGCCGACAGCAACGACCTCCGGCCGGCGGCGCACTCGGCGACGATGCGGGCGCTGAACGGCCCACTCCCGACCGTCCACGCCGACGGCGAGACGCTCCCGAGTCACAGTTTCGTCGAGGACGAGGTACTGTTCTTCGACGACGTCCACGAGGCCGACCGACTCGAAAACAGAGCGACCGACCTCCGAAGTGCGGCCTACATCCCGCTCGGCGACCACGGGGTGTTCGTCGCGGGGTCGAACCAGGTCGGCGTCTTCGACGACGTGACGCGGGAACTGGCCGATCTCCTCGCGGTGACGGCCGAGGCCGCGCTCGACCGCGTCACCCGAGAGTCGCGGCTGCGCGAGCAGGACCGGACGCTCCAGGAGCAGAACGAGCAACTGACGGCCCTGAACCGCATCAACGAGACGATTCGGGAGATAGACCAGGCGCTCGTCCAGGCGGAAACGCGGGCGGAGATCGACCACACCGTCTGTGAACTGCTGACCGGTGACGACCGGCTTCGGTTCGCCTGGATCGGGTCGGTCGACCCGACGACCGAGACGGTCGAACCGCGAGCGTGGGCGGGCACCGAGCGCGGGTACCTCGACAGCCAGTCGTTCGCCGTCGCAGAGGCGGACACCGAACCGGCCGGACGGACCGCGGCCACCGGCGAGGTGACGTTGGTGGCTAACGTCGCGGCCGGCCTCCGCGACGAACCGTGGAGAAAAGACGCGCTCTCCCGTGACTACCTCTCCGTACTGAGCATCCCGCTCGTGTACAACGACCTCGTGCACGGCGTGTTGACGGTCTACGGGCCGACGCAGGACGCGTTCGACGACACCTCGAAGGCCGTGCTGGGTGAGCTCGGTGAGACCATCGCGTCCGCGCTCAGCGCCATCGAACGGAAGAACGCGCTGCTCACGACGTCGATGACGCGGGTGGAGTTCGCCGTCGACGACCCCTCGTTCGTCCTCTCCCGGCTCGCCCGAGAGGCGGACTGTACGCTCTCGTATCAGGGCGGCGTCCAGCAGTCCTCGGAGGGCAGTTACGTGTTCGTCACCGTCGAGGACGCGTCCGTAGCGGCCGTCGCGGACGCGGCATCGCAGTTGGTCGCCATCGACGACGTGCAACAGATCAGCGCCGACACCGAGGGCGGCGTCTTACGGCTACGGCTCACGCAGCCGTTTCTCGCCTTGGAGTTAGCCGACCACGGCGCGATTTTCCGAGAGGCGACCGCTGGCCCGAGCAGTACGGCGCTCGTCGTCGACATCCCGGACAGCATCGACGTTCGAACCATCACGCAGCTCGTCCGGGAGACGTTCTCGACGGTCGAACTCCGGTCCAAGCAGACGCTCGACCAGTCGATAGAGCGCGACCTCTACTCGAAGTTCCTCGAAAAGTTGACCGAGCGACAGCTCGAAGTGATACAGACGGCGTACTACAGCGGCTTCTTCGAGTCACCGCGCGAGAGTACGGGCGAGGAGGTCGCAGAGACGCTCGGAATCAGTCCACCCGCGTTCTCCAAACACGCGCGGACCGTCCAACGTAAACTGTTCGCCACGCTCTTCGAGGGGAGCGACCTCTCTGCCGCGACGTCGTCGGGGGTTAAATAA
- a CDS encoding metallopeptidase TldD-related protein — MNESDDPIAAMEWLLDRFEDDSDVAYAEVGAVSQSKTDLVFTEDGPRDEVEFDETGVWCRVFADGAADYRYTTSLDEEALTDVAERAVRGGKFLAQTDPARFDQFTMHRAVHDGWAADRIDDVSLETKRSAVEEGLAAADDLDLERRWVNYADAHVEETAGTTTGSTVRTTLDRANVKLSLSIRDGPTVRRHAGSTRGAAFLDELPDAFEAVAVEARALSQADAVDAPTGETTVVLSPRAAGQLFAFVSRYLEADTCEMGLSPYDVGDEIGPDSLSVADTVRAGSWAARGYDAELRPTTPVQLVEDGTVTRRLHNTATGAEADVFPAGNAVHSLGFGQAPRIHARHLEVDPGDASSAALRDGADVLVERFDEPWLRDELERVQRSGVMPASALYARDIDRKTNERSDRGCAELPVAEGYRLRGGERAGRVEGVSVVYEPTTLHGVTAVGDVRDTVTGVDEKHKSQIPYAVTAPGLRLRAALRAEQ; from the coding sequence ATGAACGAGAGCGACGACCCCATCGCGGCGATGGAGTGGCTACTCGACCGCTTCGAGGACGACAGCGACGTCGCGTACGCCGAGGTCGGGGCCGTCTCGCAGTCGAAGACGGACCTCGTCTTCACCGAGGACGGACCGCGAGACGAAGTCGAGTTCGACGAGACGGGCGTCTGGTGTCGCGTCTTCGCCGACGGCGCCGCCGACTATCGGTACACGACGAGTTTAGACGAGGAGGCGCTGACGGACGTGGCCGAGCGGGCGGTCCGCGGCGGGAAGTTCCTCGCGCAGACCGACCCCGCTCGATTCGACCAATTCACCATGCACAGAGCCGTCCACGACGGGTGGGCGGCCGACCGAATCGACGACGTGTCGCTGGAGACGAAGCGGTCGGCCGTCGAGGAGGGTCTCGCGGCAGCGGACGACCTCGACCTCGAGCGGCGGTGGGTCAACTACGCCGACGCGCACGTCGAGGAGACGGCGGGGACGACGACCGGAAGCACCGTTCGCACGACGTTGGACCGCGCGAACGTGAAGCTCAGTCTCTCGATTCGGGACGGGCCGACGGTCCGGCGACACGCCGGGTCTACGCGAGGAGCGGCGTTTCTCGACGAACTCCCGGACGCGTTCGAGGCCGTGGCCGTCGAGGCGAGGGCGTTGTCGCAGGCGGACGCGGTCGATGCGCCGACCGGCGAGACGACGGTGGTTCTGAGCCCCCGAGCGGCGGGACAGCTGTTCGCCTTCGTCTCTCGGTATCTCGAAGCCGACACGTGCGAGATGGGGCTGAGCCCGTACGACGTCGGCGACGAAATCGGTCCCGATTCGCTCTCCGTCGCGGACACCGTCCGCGCCGGGTCGTGGGCCGCCCGCGGCTACGACGCGGAGCTCCGGCCGACGACGCCGGTGCAACTGGTCGAAGACGGCACCGTGACGCGGCGGCTCCACAACACCGCCACCGGGGCCGAAGCGGACGTGTTTCCCGCCGGCAACGCGGTCCACAGCCTCGGCTTCGGACAAGCGCCGCGGATTCACGCGCGCCATCTGGAGGTCGACCCCGGCGACGCGTCCTCTGCAGCCCTCCGAGACGGAGCCGACGTGCTCGTCGAGCGGTTCGACGAACCGTGGCTCCGCGACGAACTCGAGCGCGTCCAGCGGTCGGGCGTCATGCCCGCCAGCGCTCTCTACGCGCGAGATATCGACCGCAAAACCAACGAGCGGAGCGACAGGGGGTGCGCCGAGCTCCCCGTCGCGGAAGGTTACCGGCTTCGCGGCGGCGAGCGCGCCGGACGCGTCGAGGGCGTGTCGGTGGTGTACGAGCCGACGACGCTCCACGGGGTGACCGCCGTCGGCGACGTTCGCGACACCGTCACGGGCGTCGACGAGAAACACAAATCGCAGATTCCGTACGCGGTGACCGCGCCCGGCCTTCGCCTCCGGGCGGCCCTTCGGGCCGAACAGTGA
- a CDS encoding VOC family protein codes for MTTQPNTDVLPQGTRIGRTALRVSNLEELSEFYRDVVGLNVQQQTETSSILGVDETPLLVLERDSDAPARQRTSTGLYHNAFRVPSREALGDALVRIRDRWQLGGASDHLVSEALYLTDPEGNGIEIYRDFPREQWPVTDDGRVRIDTEPLDLDSIEAAAAGGTRAPSGTDVGHVHLEVSSLDAFEDFYVDALGFEVQTTVPAAFFVSAGGYHHHIGANTWNRRTSPARGRGLSWFEVVLPDAEALDALRGRLADGEFAVTETDRGISVADPDEIELRFRTET; via the coding sequence ATGACCACCCAACCGAACACGGACGTACTCCCGCAGGGAACACGCATCGGACGTACGGCGCTCCGGGTCTCGAACCTCGAGGAACTCTCAGAGTTCTATCGGGACGTCGTCGGCCTCAACGTCCAACAGCAGACCGAGACCTCCTCGATTCTCGGCGTCGACGAAACGCCGCTTCTCGTTCTGGAGCGCGATAGCGATGCTCCGGCGCGACAGCGAACGAGTACGGGACTGTATCACAACGCGTTCAGGGTTCCCTCGCGCGAGGCGCTCGGCGACGCGCTCGTCCGGATACGGGACCGCTGGCAGCTCGGCGGGGCCTCCGACCACCTGGTCAGCGAGGCGCTGTACCTCACGGACCCGGAGGGAAACGGCATCGAGATATACCGCGACTTCCCGCGCGAGCAGTGGCCCGTCACCGACGACGGACGGGTCCGAATCGACACTGAACCGCTCGACCTCGACAGCATCGAAGCCGCCGCCGCGGGCGGCACCCGAGCCCCGTCGGGAACGGACGTCGGGCACGTCCACCTCGAAGTCTCCTCGTTGGACGCGTTCGAGGACTTCTACGTGGACGCGCTCGGATTCGAGGTCCAGACGACGGTTCCGGCCGCGTTCTTCGTGTCCGCGGGCGGATACCACCACCACATCGGGGCCAACACGTGGAACCGGCGAACGAGCCCGGCCCGCGGCCGCGGACTGTCCTGGTTCGAGGTAGTCTTGCCGGACGCGGAGGCGCTCGACGCCCTCCGAGGCCGACTCGCGGACGGCGAGTTCGCCGTGACCGAAACGGACCGCGGTATCTCGGTCGCGGACCCCGACGAAATCGAACTCCGGTTCCGAACCGAAACGTAG